A region from the Coleofasciculus sp. FACHB-T130 genome encodes:
- a CDS encoding Hpt domain-containing protein, whose amino-acid sequence MESGKILGFFIEEAKEHLETLEKGLLDLRGVMADQERINEMFRAAHSVKGGAAMLGFNSIQKVSHRFEDCFKLLKEHPVNIDSDLESMFLEGYDTLKHLVDQLQGPFGLREEEGEKIVQAAEPNFVKLQAHLNRLLGAAGSAPEASKTSTPDISAQVTGVLKQMLPLFKQAETPANRQQLCALCSRLVQMSAEIKTWQVLVRTANRAIANPKNTYATLAPIVIKELKQASDLLPHGKTDAIAPSASLRLLAASPEATTAPIPTVKVTVGEGAPSPTESKPTPTSIKQIAVPVEPRAAAKVLAQVFNKEQLLLLAKLLHQASR is encoded by the coding sequence GTGGAGTCGGGAAAGATTTTAGGCTTTTTCATCGAGGAGGCAAAAGAACACCTCGAAACCCTGGAAAAAGGGCTACTGGATTTGCGAGGCGTAATGGCAGATCAAGAAAGGATTAATGAAATGTTCCGCGCCGCCCATTCTGTCAAGGGAGGGGCAGCGATGCTGGGCTTTAACAGTATTCAAAAAGTTTCCCATCGGTTTGAGGATTGTTTCAAGCTCCTCAAGGAACATCCAGTCAATATCGATAGCGATCTGGAGTCCATGTTTTTAGAAGGGTATGACACCCTTAAGCACTTAGTTGACCAGCTTCAGGGGCCATTTGGTCTCCGAGAAGAGGAAGGCGAGAAAATCGTGCAAGCAGCAGAACCTAATTTTGTTAAGTTACAGGCACACCTTAACCGCCTGCTTGGGGCGGCAGGAAGTGCGCCAGAAGCGAGCAAAACGTCAACTCCAGATATTTCTGCTCAGGTGACTGGGGTGCTAAAACAAATGTTGCCGCTGTTTAAACAAGCAGAAACACCCGCAAATCGTCAACAACTTTGCGCTTTGTGCAGTCGTCTCGTGCAGATGAGTGCTGAAATAAAAACCTGGCAAGTGCTGGTAAGAACTGCAAATCGAGCGATCGCTAATCCCAAAAATACTTATGCCACCTTGGCACCGATTGTAATTAAGGAACTCAAGCAGGCTAGCGATCTGTTGCCACACGGAAAAACTGACGCGATCGCGCCGAGTGCCAGTTTGCGGCTGTTGGCAGCTTCCCCAGAAGCAACTACCGCCCCAATTCCGACGGTAAAGGTGACAGTTGGGGAAGGCGCACCCAGTCCAACGGAGTCAAAACCCACTCCGACATCCATCAAACAAATCGCCGTGCCTGTAGAACCTAGGGCGGCGGCAAAGGTTTTGGCTCAAGTGTTTAATAAAGAGCAACTGCTGCTGCTAGCAAAGTTACTCCACCAAGCTTCTCGCTGA
- a CDS encoding CHAT domain-containing protein, whose translation MLVPISLVITAYNREHYLAATIESILAQTRQDFELLVWDDGSTDRTVEIAREYEARDRRVRVVAAEHQGRVSALQAAIAQTTGTYIGLVDSDDLLAPTAVQETATVLEANPEVGFVYTDYIDIDQSGKVIDYGKRCRIPYSKERLLLDFMTFHFRLIRRSFFDQVGGIEESFDYVEDYDLCLKLSEVAEVRHINKPLYYYRCHQASDSHTYTKQQAKNACKAIARALQRRGLSDRFSVKLHILSHFPFNSKVLLVRKKQSILDYQFSIINSRLPIAKNIASCLLALTCSLSPTFAQAQSITTAPDGTNTNVTTSGNQFNITGGKLSADGGNLFHSFNEFGLEQNQIANFLSNPSIHNILGRVTSGNPSIINGLIQVSGSNSTNLYLMNPAGIVFGSGATLNVPGSFTATTATGIGIGDNWFNAFDPNNYANLVGTPNLFAFTTSQPGSIINAGNLTVGEGKNLTLIGGTIVNTGELKAPAGNITVAAVPGKKTVQISQAGNVLSLEIQPSVLPSSFNAQLSNPPSLPQLLSGGGVANATKMTVNSAGQVVLSGSGITIPTEPGTAIVSGKLDTANTQAGIGGAVAVLGNQVGLVGNASVNASGDAGGGQVLIGGDYLGKGSVPNAAFTFVGADVTLNADAITNGNGGKVIVWSDQATRTYGTISARGGAQGGNGGFIETSGKVYLDVTKAADASAPKGLPGTWLLDPSNITIINGGGYSGSLDSFSPNFTANADNSTISNGAINNALNFGSSVIISTNNPSGTQVGNITQNADAAIGGGYFFGGPVTLTLEAANDIILNGSIGGNGYALNVVLRGQGGAGTRANNVTINGLIDTDGGDFSSLSNTFNSSATTITTQGGNINIDATGNITTGFLNASSTFFNGGNIDLITSAGGKIAIGGDLNSSGGAYGSGSAITLTGDVLLSNNATFTTIGGTGYGYGSGYGDGNIEITGTVNGTGAGDQNLTLNADTGNITFGNAVGNITPIGNLSVNSASNLTLNGNVTTTSGSTLSFNTPVTLSNNATLTADEINFNGAVSGAGYQIGLAPATASKNIQVGNATPVTDSLNLTAAKLGQLQDGFSSITIGRLDGSGAIAIDSAGVTFKDPLTVQAPSGSVAVNGAMTGTGDASITLDAGLTTLNADITTADQNITINSDTLLGKDITLSTGAQGGGDIALGGKTNGTGAGGQNLTLTAGTGNLKIADTVGNSTSIGALTANTSGFTSLDGSVNAASVTIQGSSVIGGNVTTSGIQNYGGDVYLVGQNPIELSSSADSITFGGILANSGNATDLTISVSSDVTFQDAVGGNGYFLDNLTVNSGNNVIAKDITATGIKITANNSISTGSLNTSKTTGNGGAIALTAKNNLATANIDSHSDNGVGGNITLISQTAAIKTGNLTASGTTKGGNIFVSAIDSITTLGINSSASFGDAGNVTLDPENDIQVSFINAQGGTGGKGGIVDITTESLFRATGTFTDQNGQKASISAAGGASEGSIILRHGGGSKNVPFVVSNASNNGTAGVLTTGSGNTIASGSFPGSYTQGKIQLITADQADQPDTPSSPSPLPEEIKPPQETLTPQLSVSASSALAEVDTLFADLDEPFTRQFEQYFSGSADTPIRTLTEARDILQNIEKSTGIKPALIYITFVPATAAPASATDKTLLPATSPESDILWQFNPQGFALSQASPQSAATPATSPPAQDNDQLELVVITAKGQPIRKRVQGTTREEILTVAKQFRSEVTNLKKPNGYLVPSQELYQWMVAPLEADLQARGIQNLVFLMDTGLRSLPMAALHNGQQFLVENYSIGMMPSLSLTDTRYVNIKNTQVLAMGASKFTELNSLPAVPIELSIITPTLWSGKSFLNEKFTLGNLKAQRQQQPYGIIHLATHGEFKPGKIENSYIQLWDTKLRLNQLRQLGWNDPPVELLVLSACRTALGDEQAELGFGGIAVLAGVKSVVASLWYVSDEGTQGLMADFYAQLKKAPIKSEALRQAQIAMLKGQVRLEAGELHLPTGNIKLPPELANRGDTQLTHPYYWAAFTMIGNPW comes from the coding sequence ATGCTCGTACCTATTTCCTTAGTTATCACGGCATACAACCGGGAGCATTATCTCGCTGCCACGATTGAAAGTATTCTGGCGCAGACTAGGCAAGACTTTGAGCTACTGGTGTGGGATGACGGTTCTACAGATAGAACTGTAGAAATTGCCCGTGAATACGAAGCCCGCGATCGCAGAGTTCGGGTAGTTGCAGCAGAACATCAAGGACGAGTCAGCGCCTTGCAAGCAGCGATCGCGCAGACTACCGGCACTTACATCGGTTTGGTAGATAGTGACGATTTGCTTGCCCCCACAGCAGTGCAAGAGACAGCAACCGTGCTGGAGGCGAACCCGGAGGTAGGTTTTGTCTACACTGACTACATCGACATCGACCAAAGCGGCAAAGTCATCGACTACGGGAAGCGCTGTCGCATTCCCTACTCAAAAGAGCGGCTTTTGCTCGATTTTATGACCTTTCACTTCCGGTTGATCCGTCGCAGTTTCTTCGACCAAGTAGGGGGAATCGAAGAGTCCTTCGACTACGTTGAAGACTACGATCTGTGCCTGAAGCTGTCAGAAGTTGCCGAAGTACGGCATATTAACAAGCCACTTTACTACTATCGTTGCCATCAGGCGAGTGACTCGCACACCTATACCAAGCAACAGGCGAAAAACGCCTGCAAAGCGATCGCGCGGGCACTGCAAAGGAGAGGATTAAGCGATCGCTTCTCTGTAAAACTGCACATCCTCAGCCATTTCCCTTTCAACTCTAAAGTCCTATTAGTTCGCAAAAAGCAATCAATTCTCGATTACCAATTCTCAATTATTAATTCTCGATTACCGATTGCTAAAAACATCGCCTCTTGCCTTCTCGCCCTCACCTGTAGCCTTTCTCCAACTTTTGCCCAAGCACAATCAATTACCACCGCACCTGACGGCACCAACACCAATGTCACCACCTCTGGCAATCAATTCAATATTACTGGTGGAAAACTTTCAGCCGATGGAGGAAATCTTTTCCACAGCTTCAACGAATTTGGCTTAGAACAAAATCAAATTGCCAACTTTCTTTCTAACCCATCTATCCACAATATTTTGGGTCGCGTCACGAGTGGCAACCCTTCTATTATTAACGGACTTATCCAAGTTTCCGGCAGCAACTCCACCAACTTATACTTGATGAACCCGGCTGGCATTGTGTTTGGTTCGGGTGCCACTTTGAACGTACCAGGAAGCTTCACCGCCACCACCGCCACCGGAATAGGGATTGGTGACAATTGGTTCAATGCCTTCGATCCTAATAACTACGCCAACTTGGTAGGCACGCCCAATCTCTTTGCCTTTACCACATCCCAGCCGGGTAGCATTATCAACGCTGGGAATTTAACGGTGGGAGAGGGAAAAAATCTCACTCTTATCGGCGGAACTATCGTCAACACCGGAGAACTCAAAGCACCAGCAGGTAATATCACCGTAGCCGCCGTACCGGGCAAGAAGACGGTACAGATTTCGCAAGCGGGAAACGTGCTGAGTTTAGAAATTCAGCCATCCGTCTTACCTTCCAGCTTTAATGCCCAGTTATCAAATCCTCCCTCACTGCCGCAATTACTCTCCGGTGGAGGTGTCGCCAATGCCACCAAAATGACCGTCAACAGTGCCGGACAAGTGGTGCTAAGCGGATCGGGTATTACCATTCCCACAGAACCGGGAACTGCAATTGTCTCCGGGAAGCTGGATACCGCCAACACTCAAGCCGGTATTGGCGGCGCAGTCGCTGTATTGGGTAATCAAGTTGGTTTAGTCGGGAACGCCAGCGTGAATGCCTCCGGAGATGCAGGCGGCGGTCAAGTATTGATTGGCGGAGATTATCTGGGCAAAGGTAGCGTACCCAATGCTGCTTTCACCTTTGTCGGCGCAGATGTGACACTCAATGCCGATGCCATTACTAATGGCAATGGCGGTAAAGTCATTGTCTGGTCAGATCAAGCCACTCGTACCTATGGCACCATTAGCGCCCGTGGCGGCGCACAAGGTGGTAACGGCGGATTTATCGAAACTTCCGGGAAAGTTTACCTGGATGTCACCAAAGCAGCGGATGCCAGCGCCCCCAAAGGTCTTCCCGGCACTTGGCTGCTCGATCCCTCGAATATCACTATCATCAATGGCGGCGGTTATAGCGGTAGCTTGGACAGCTTTTCACCAAATTTCACGGCGAATGCCGACAATTCTACGATTAGTAATGGCGCAATCAACAACGCCCTCAACTTTGGCAGTAGCGTAATCATCTCCACGAATAATCCTTCTGGCACCCAGGTAGGCAATATTACGCAGAATGCTGATGCAGCGATTGGCGGTGGGTATTTTTTTGGTGGTCCTGTCACTCTTACTCTTGAGGCAGCCAATGACATTATCCTCAATGGCTCTATCGGCGGTAATGGCTACGCCCTAAATGTCGTGCTTCGAGGTCAAGGGGGTGCGGGAACTAGAGCAAACAATGTAACAATTAATGGTCTGATTGACACTGACGGCGGTGACTTCAGTAGCCTGAGCAACACTTTCAACAGTAGCGCTACTACCATTACCACCCAAGGCGGGAATATCAACATTGATGCTACTGGCAACATTACTACAGGCTTCCTCAACGCCAGTTCTACTTTTTTTAATGGTGGAAATATTGACCTGATAACGAGTGCAGGTGGCAAAATCGCAATTGGAGGCGATCTCAATTCCTCTGGCGGTGCTTATGGTTCCGGATCTGCTATCACCCTTACTGGCGATGTCTTGCTCAGTAACAACGCCACCTTCACCACAATCGGTGGTACTGGTTATGGTTATGGTTCTGGTTATGGGGACGGTAACATCGAAATCACCGGAACGGTCAATGGCACGGGTGCAGGCGATCAAAATCTGACGCTGAATGCAGACACGGGTAACATTACATTTGGGAACGCTGTCGGCAATATTACACCTATTGGAAATTTGAGCGTCAATAGTGCCTCCAATCTCACCCTGAACGGCAACGTTACCACAACCAGCGGCAGCACCCTCAGTTTCAATACCCCTGTGACGCTGAGTAACAATGCAACCCTAACCGCAGACGAGATTAACTTTAATGGGGCAGTCAGCGGTGCGGGATACCAAATTGGACTGGCACCCGCAACAGCATCGAAAAATATTCAGGTTGGGAATGCGACTCCTGTAACCGATAGTTTGAATCTGACCGCCGCAAAGTTGGGACAATTGCAAGATGGCTTTAGCTCTATTACAATTGGACGCCTTGACGGCAGTGGTGCCATTGCAATCGACAGTGCAGGTGTCACCTTCAAAGATCCTCTCACCGTTCAAGCACCCTCTGGCTCAGTGGCGGTGAATGGAGCCATGACAGGCACGGGGGACGCCTCCATCACCCTTGATGCTGGATTAACTACCCTCAACGCAGATATCACTACCGCCGATCAAAACATTACTATCAACAGCGATACGCTTCTGGGTAAAGACATCACCCTCAGTACCGGCGCTCAAGGGGGTGGTGATATTGCTCTCGGTGGGAAGACGAATGGAACGGGCGCAGGCGGTCAAAACCTCACCTTAACTGCCGGTACCGGCAACCTTAAAATCGCTGATACAGTGGGCAACAGCACTTCCATCGGAGCCTTAACTGCTAACACCAGTGGCTTCACTAGCTTGGATGGCAGCGTCAATGCAGCCAGCGTGACAATACAGGGGAGTAGCGTCATCGGCGGGAATGTCACCACCAGTGGAATTCAAAACTATGGCGGCGATGTTTACCTCGTCGGTCAAAACCCGATAGAACTCAGCAGTAGCGCTGACTCGATTACCTTTGGCGGTATCCTCGCTAATAGCGGCAATGCTACCGACCTAACTATCAGTGTCAGCAGTGATGTCACTTTCCAGGATGCAGTGGGAGGAAATGGTTATTTTCTAGATAATCTGACAGTAAATAGCGGCAACAATGTCATCGCAAAAGATATTACGGCTACCGGGATTAAAATAACAGCGAACAATAGTATCAGTACAGGTTCGCTCAATACTAGCAAGACGACGGGAAATGGGGGCGCGATCGCTCTGACTGCTAAAAACAACCTTGCCACTGCTAACATCGACTCTCATTCTGATAATGGGGTTGGCGGAAATATTACCCTCATCAGCCAAACAGCCGCGATAAAAACCGGAAATTTAACTGCCTCAGGCACCACGAAAGGCGGGAATATCTTTGTATCTGCCATTGACAGCATTACAACGCTGGGAATTAATTCCAGCGCTAGCTTCGGAGATGCTGGTAATGTCACCCTTGACCCCGAAAACGACATTCAAGTTAGCTTCATTAATGCCCAAGGCGGAACGGGAGGCAAAGGGGGCATCGTTGACATTACCACCGAAAGTCTGTTTCGAGCTACGGGCACCTTCACTGACCAAAATGGGCAAAAAGCAAGTATTTCCGCCGCTGGGGGTGCTAGTGAAGGTTCCATCATCCTGCGCCACGGAGGCGGTTCCAAAAACGTTCCCTTCGTTGTCAGCAACGCTAGTAATAACGGCACAGCCGGAGTCTTGACAACTGGGTCAGGCAATACAATTGCTTCAGGATCTTTCCCCGGCAGCTATACTCAGGGCAAGATTCAGCTCATTACTGCCGATCAAGCCGATCAACCTGATACACCGTCTTCACCGAGTCCCCTGCCAGAGGAAATCAAGCCTCCACAGGAAACGCTAACGCCCCAATTGTCGGTGTCTGCCAGTTCGGCTCTCGCGGAAGTTGACACCTTGTTCGCTGACCTAGACGAACCGTTCACGCGCCAGTTTGAGCAATATTTTAGTGGAAGTGCGGATACTCCGATTAGAACCCTCACCGAAGCCCGCGATATTCTTCAAAACATTGAAAAATCGACTGGGATAAAACCGGCACTTATCTACATCACTTTTGTTCCTGCCACGGCGGCACCTGCTTCAGCTACCGATAAGACTCTATTACCTGCAACATCGCCAGAATCAGACATCCTTTGGCAGTTTAATCCCCAAGGCTTTGCCCTCAGCCAAGCATCCCCGCAATCCGCCGCTACTCCCGCTACCAGTCCCCCCGCCCAAGACAACGACCAACTCGAATTAGTTGTCATCACTGCCAAGGGTCAACCAATTCGCAAACGGGTGCAGGGGACAACGCGCGAGGAAATTCTGACAGTCGCTAAACAATTCCGCAGCGAAGTTACTAACCTTAAAAAACCCAATGGCTACCTGGTACCATCTCAGGAACTTTATCAGTGGATGGTGGCACCTTTAGAAGCCGATTTACAAGCTAGAGGTATCCAAAACCTAGTATTTCTGATGGATACAGGTTTGCGATCGCTGCCAATGGCTGCCCTCCACAATGGTCAACAGTTCCTGGTGGAAAACTACAGCATCGGCATGATGCCCAGTCTCAGCCTCACCGATACCCGCTACGTGAATATCAAAAACACTCAAGTTTTGGCAATGGGCGCGTCAAAGTTTACCGAACTGAATTCCTTACCAGCCGTGCCGATTGAATTATCTATCATCACTCCGACGCTGTGGTCGGGGAAATCTTTCCTCAACGAGAAATTTACGCTAGGAAATCTCAAGGCACAGCGTCAGCAACAGCCTTATGGAATTATCCACCTGGCAACGCATGGCGAATTTAAACCTGGGAAAATCGAAAACTCCTACATTCAGTTATGGGATACCAAGCTACGACTCAACCAGCTGCGCCAATTGGGCTGGAATGACCCGCCAGTGGAATTGTTGGTACTGAGTGCCTGTCGCACCGCCCTGGGAGATGAACAAGCAGAGTTAGGCTTTGGGGGCATAGCAGTGCTGGCAGGGGTGAAATCAGTTGTAGCCAGTTTATGGTATGTCAGCGACGAGGGAACTCAAGGATTGATGGCGGATTTCTATGCCCAATTGAAGAAAGCCCCGATCAAGTCAGAAGCTTTACGGCAAGCGCAGATAGCAATGCTCAAGGGGCAGGTACGCTTGGAGGCGGGCGAACTGCACCTCCCCACAGGAAACATCAAGCTGCCACCCGAACTCGCCAACCGGGGCGACACGCAGCTAACGCATCCTTACTACTGGGCAGCTTTCACGATGATTGGCAATCCTTGGTAA